From Aedes albopictus strain Foshan chromosome 1, AalbF5, whole genome shotgun sequence, one genomic window encodes:
- the LOC109411053 gene encoding papilin isoform X4 yields MRYLQIAVFIVVYHISLSQSRRFGFRRHKRQYGSNLYLPESYIIPGGDDSPDDQWGPWSSPSECSRSCGGGVAHQTRECLNTSPDGQPLCRGGSKKYFSCNIQDCPDGELDFRKQQCSEFNDVPFENHRYQWVPYTKAPNPCELNCMPIGERFYYRHKAKVTDGTRCNDDSFDVCVDGTCQAVGCDMMLGSNAKEDKCRTCQGDGSGCKTVTGLLDANNLQVGYNDLLLIPAGATNIAISERGPSNNYLAIRNLTGFYHLNGNYRIDFPRAIHFAGSDWHYERRPQGFAAPDKLTCLGPTSESVYLVLLSQDRNVGVNYEYSVPSQSAPVDEPDTYSWTYTPYEPCSVSCGGGVQHRKVTCNSRTILKQVEEGLCDAAARPAESQKCALESCPPQWVEGQWSNCSMPCGSEGKQTRDVHCEQVTPEGVAEKVEDAVCLEHVGNKPATEQECNRGTVCPEWYVSKWTPCNKLCGEGEQTRKVTCYRKEKGRITVLDDSECVTEKPEEKQTCMLRPCEGVDYIASSWSGCEECGSTMETRTVYCASKSGTVYDNKFCANREMPELKRECKSTPCEYQWFTSQWNKCSAVCGKGVQTRTVVCGVFDGQSLKRADDDYKCDASLRPESERECDGPAECPGQWFTGPWTECSKACGGGFMSRKVLCIANGSVVAETNCKVDTIELSTESCNSEDCTDDEIIPVDATSKPLEQDDYDDEEWCEDEDEDATESPDGVLMVTDDSTLVDGVDLESSQVTTESSLETDEMMLSDATGFETGATDADTSTDVSTIEGSGFDFDVDVRVGEGSGDDEEVTTEAVDASSDASSDAETIASSDSVSDGSTLESLSSLKDTSATSTESSSKDVSGTTVASSETSGSTEGATESSSMGSSTEGVSATGSADTTTEGASASSPSGTTTESSSPSSSSETTDSSSTTESSSSTETSDASSDASTTEASSGTTAGSSVASSEGTTGESSTETSTDLSTDDEVIEDFSTESSTVAAESSTDASDGTDSSDVTDSTGASSSTLQGSSTESSDATTDTEETQSTGPTESTVTEETVSTQEPSSTEAVSTVSSVSDASESSEASTESSTDVSDASTDSSTDVESSTFDIWVRGVDGDEDESSTPYTLTSIISKEQKPRKCKPRPATPLCAKSKFGCCPDDKTKATGPFDEGCPVPETCKETKHGCCPDGVSPAKGSKNRGCPKSECAESLFGCCPDKVTPSEGNDFEGCPVETTTVAGCVISKHGCCADGVTEAKGPNYKGCPGVKEPEEEKPLEQLTEVPVAAGCAESTYGCCPDNVTAATGPNEEGCASCAKEPFGCCPDGKTPAHGWNREGCCLETPYGCCPDNINPARGPSLEGCGCEYSPYGCCPDNKTSARGHDNVGCGCQYAEFGCCPDKETDAEGPDFAGCPCHAFQFGCCPDGVTAAKGPHNHGCHCSYSEFKCCSDGQTPAQGPNFEGCTCATSKYGCCPDGVNEAQGSKFEGCELVPESPQKACVLKKDMGTCHNYTVKYFFDVEYGGCGRFWYGGCDGNKNRFDTAEDCKNVCEMPEGKDRCHLPKITGPCTGYYPMWYYDTDRNTCAQFTYGGCLGNANRFETLEECKGTCVVDDSMPPCDQPMEAGPCNGTFARWYYEKERDACEPFLYGGCKGNKNNYPTESSCNYHCKKPGVHKPSCTLPMEAGSCDGKLARWHFARDDNKCMPFYYTGCGGNHNQFISLDQCEEQCPPKVEKDVCFLPAEIGECQNYTAHWYFDTKESRCRQFYYGGCGGNGNNFADEDACVNRCVQGGEKAPEPVQPDQPPHREHFDSRQCFLEVDSGDRSCQNYERRYHYDRSAGICMEFTYTGCGGNQNNFERYDECESSCGSVEDACTLRPFYGRCDENETRWYYDQRSQRCHTFTFSGCQGNANNFYTEQDCERQCRTEPAPAPEQEREPERQPERPAQPTASVCDEPYEYGTGDNPVIVHVYNKERASCEQNYYSGEGGNGNRFDSQEQCERQCGEYRGVDVCQDAKDSGPCGETIPRYYYDTRTRACHPFNYSGCEGNGNRFATAQECESTCEDKHVENEVDPCESYNEECRQIHCPYGIARSYDPTNDCERCSCEEPCAAVRCPAGTECAVDLQSDYRDGATFVAICRPTSKEGECPRLANATVCQDACRTDADCRSDNKCCQAGCATVCVPPVEPPARPEPSYPTGEPAAPGLETVPEEDLDIKSEEGGVATLRCYATGFPPPSIRWKKGEVVLNTNQGRFVLTSSGDLQIVQLHRTDSGTYVCIADNGVGEPVFREVKLQVNDPVPRDAYIVGDSNATEVVELNEPATLRCPAGGYPKPIVTWWRETFMMPIKLINRDYSLQFTRVRLSDLGSYVCQAYSGAGKGISRTVTLKAYGPVHIPDPVDEKYLRYIVHTRPTHAPTYRPVPPQYPRPTPPVVHTPPPPPVYVPDPAPVSARQELPYGTQFAPNSNITIGCKVDGYPRPTVNWFKDGRIMEPTNRVFIADDHTLHVFGALPSDSGSYKCLARNEHSEAFEENNIRVEGVYIPAGCTDNPFLAKCSLIVEARFCNHKYYARFCCKSCTLAGQLRH; encoded by the exons GACTGTCCGGATGGTGAACTGGACTTCCGAAAACAACAATGTTCCGAGTTCAACGATGTGCCTTTCGAGAACCACCGGTACCAGTGGGTGCCATACACGAAAGCTCCAAATCCTTGCGAGCTAAACTGCATGCCCATTGGAGAGCGATTCTACTACCGTCACAAAGCGAAGGTAACCGATGGTACGCGGTGTAATGATGATTCCTTCGATGTCTGCGTCGACGGAACTTGTCAAGCAGTTGGATGTGACATGATGCTCGGGTCCAACGCCAAAGAAGACAAATGCCGAACCTGCCAGGGAGATGGAAGTGGGTGCAAAACTGTCACGGGGCTTTTGGACGCCAACAACCTCCAGGTTGGCTACAACGACCTCCTGTTGATCCCAGCGGGAGCTACCAACATCGCAATCAGCGAACGAGGCCCGTCCAACAACTACCTAGCTATTCGAAACCTTACAGGTTTCTACCACCTTAACGGCAACTACCGTATCGACTTCCCACGAGCAATCCACTTCGCCGGAAGCGATTGGCATTACGAACGAAGACCACAAGGCTTCGCTGCTCCCGATAAGCTGACCTGCTTGGGACCCACCAGTGAATCCGTATATTTGGTCCTACTATCTCAAGATCGCAACGTCGGAGTAAACTACGAATACAGTGTACCGTCCCAGTCCGCTCCGGTCGATGAACCGGACACCTACTCTTGGACCTACACGCCCTACGAACCGTGCTCCGTAAGCTGTGGCGGTGGTGTTCAACATAGGAAAGTGACCTGCAACAGTCGAACGATTCTGAAACAAGTCGAGGAAGGTTTGTGCGACGCAGCGGCTCGGCCAGCCGAATCTCAGAAGTGTGCACTCGAATCTTGTCCACCACAATGGGTGGAAGGCCAGTGGAGCAACTGTTCCATGCCATGCGGCAGCGAAGGCAAACAAACTCGGGATGTGCACTGCGAACAAGTTACTCCTGAAGG AGTTGCGGAAAAAGTTGAAGACGCCGTCTGTCTAGAGCACGTAGGTAACAAGCCAGCTACAGAGCAGGAATGCAACCGAGGAACCGTTTGTCCGGAGTGGTACGTCAGCAAGTGGACTCCT TGCAACAAACTATGCGGTGAAGGTGAGCAAACGCGTAAAGTGACCTGCTATCGAAAGGAGAAAGGACGCATCACGGTTCTGGACGATTCGGAATGTGTTACCGAGAAACCGGAAGAAAAGCAAACCTGTATGCTACGACCTTGCGAAGGCGTCGACTACATAGCTTCGTCCTGGAGTGGG TGCGAAGAGTGCGGATCAACGATGGAAACACGGACCGTGTACTGCGCATCCAAGTCGGGAACGGTGTACGACAACAAGTTCTGCGCGAACCGTGAAATGCCAGAGCTGAAACGGGAGTGCAAGTCGACCCCTTGCGAGTACCAATGGTTCACGTCTCAGTGGAACAAGTGTTCGGCGGTGTGCGGCAAGGGTGTACAAACGCGAACCGTTGTGTGCGGAGTATTCGACGGTCAGTCGTTGAAGCGAGCGGATGATGACTACAAGTGCGATGCGTCGTTGCGACCCGAGAGCGAGCGGGAATGCGATGGACCGGCGGAATGTCCTGGACAGTGGTTTACTGGGCCGTGGACGGAGTGCTCTAAGGCATGTGGAGGAGGATTTATGTCTAGAAAGGTATTATGTATAGCTAATGGAAGTGTAGTGGCTGAGACTAACTGCAAGGTGGACACCATTGAGTTGAGCACAGAATCGTGCAACAGCGAAGACTGCACAGATGACGAAATCATTCCAGTTGATGCGACCAGTAAGCCATTGGAGCAGGATGATTATGATGACGAAGAGTGGTGCGAAGATGAGGACGAAGATGCAACCGAATCACCGGATGGAGTTCTGATGGTTACTGATGACAGTACGCTTGTTGACGGTGTTGATTTGGAATCCTCACAGGTTACCACGGAGTCTTCATTGGAGACTGATGAAATGATGCTGAGCGATGCAACTGGGTTTGAAACCGGAGCAACTGACGCTGATACATCGACAGACGTTTCTACAATTGAAGGATCTGGATTTGACTTTGACGTTGACGTACGCGTGGGAGAGGGCTCAGGTGACGATGAAGAAGTAACTACGGAAGCAGTCGACGCCTCTAGCGATGCCTCAAGTGATGCGGAAACAATCGCTTCTTCAGATAGTGTGTCAGATGGTTCAACATTAGAATCGCTGTCATCTCTAAAGGATACCTCAGCAACTAGTACGGAGTCTTCAAGTAAGGATGTCTCTGGCACAACTGTTGCATCTTCTGAAACATCGGGTTCAACTGAAGGTGCTACCGAAAGCAGTAGTATGGGATCCTCTACTGAAGGTGTTTCAGCAACCGGTTCAGCAGATACAACAACCGAAGGCGCTTCTGCCAGCAGTCCATCCGGTACAACTACCGAAAGTTCTAGTCCATCCAGTTCATCCGAAACTACAGATTCTAGTTCAACAACTGAATCTTCTTCATCAACTGAAACATCTGACGCTTCATCAGACGCATCTACTACGGAAGCATCATCAGGAACTACTGCCGGATCAAGTGTTGCATCATCTGAAGGTACCACAGGAGAATCGTCTACCGAAACGTCAACTGACTTATCAACGGATGACGAAGTTATCGAAGATTTCTCAACTGAGAGCTCCACAGTTGCCGCGGAAAGTAGCACCGATGCATCTGATGGCACCGACTCGTCTGACGTTACTGATTCAACAGGAGCCTCTAGCTCAACCCTACAAGGATCAAGTACAGAATCATCCGATGCAACTACAGATACGGAAGAAACCCAATCAACTGGACCAACAGAATCCACCGTTACCGAGGAAACCGTTTCAACGCAAGAGCCATCCAGCACTGAAGCAGTATCAACGGTATCTTCGGTCAGCGATGCATCCGAATCAAGTGAAGCTTCTACTGAAAGTTCAACGGACGTTAGCGATGCGTCGACAGACTCGAGCACCGATGTTGAGAGCAGCACTTTCGACATTTGGGTTCGCGGAGTTGATGGCGATGAGGATGAAAGTAGCACACCGTACACACTTACTTCAATTATTTCGAAGGAGCAGAAACCAAGGAAATGTAAGCCAAGGCCGGCAACGCCACTTTGTGCGAAGTCCAAATTTGGATGTTGTCCAGATGATAAAACCAAAGCAACGGGACCATTCGATGAGGGCTGTCCAGTGCCGGAAACTTGCAAGGAGACCAAACATGGATGTTGTCCGGATGGTGTATCACCGGCAAAGGGTTCCAAAAATAGGGGCTGTCCGAAATCAGAATGCGCTGAGAGTCTGTTTGGATGCTGCCCAGACAAGGTCACTCCATCTGAGGGCAACGACTTTGAGGGATGCCCAGTGGAGACCACTACGGTGGCTGGATGTGTTATTAGCAAACATGGTTGTTGTGCTGATGGAGTTACCGAAGCCAAGGGACCTAATTATAAGGGATGTCCAGGAGTTAAGGAACCCGAAGAAGAGAAGCCCTTGGAACAGCTTACGGAAGTACCTGTGGCTGCTGGATGCGCAGAATCGACTTACGGATGTTGTCCGGATAATGTTACGGCGGCAACCGGACCGAATGAGGAGGGATGTGCTTCATGCGCCAAGGAACCGTTTGGATGCTGTCCGGATGGAAAAACGCCAGCTCATGGTTGGAATAGGGAAGGATGCTGTTTGGAGACGCCGTACGGATGCTGCCCAGATAACATCAACCCTGCGCGAGGCCCAAGCTTGGAAGGTTGCGGATGTGAATATTCACCGTACGGATGCTGTCCAGATAATAAGACGTCGGCTAGAGGACATGACAACGTGGGTTGCGGTTGCCAGTATGCTGAATTCGGTTGTTGTCCGGATAAGGAAACTGATGCTGAGGGTCCTGACTTTGCCGGGTGTCCATGTCACGCGTTCCAATTCGGATGCTGTCCGGATGGAGTAACCGCCGCCAAGGGACCACATAACCATGGATGTCATTGCTCGTACAGTGAGTTCAAGTGTTGCTCGGATGGACAAACACCTGCCCAGGGACCTAACTTTGAGGGTTGCACATGCGCAACCAGCAAATATGGATGTTGTCCGGACGGAGTCAACGAAGCCCAAGGAAGCAAATTTGAAGGTTGTGAACTCGTTCCCGAATCGCCACAGAAGGCATGCGTACTCAAGAAGGACATGGGAACGTGTCATAACTACACCGTCAAGTACTTCTTCGACGTGGAATACGGTGGTTGCGGACGATTCTGGTACGGAGGATGTGACGGAAACAAGAATCGATTCGACACGGCCGAAGACTGCAAAAATGTTTGCGAGATGCCCGAAGGAAAGGACCGATGCCATTTGCCGAAGATTACCGGACCGTGCACTGGGTATTACCCGATGTGGTATTACGATACGGACCGGAATACGTGCGCTCAGTTCACGTACGGCGGATGCTTGGGCAATGCCAACCGGTTCGAGACGCTCGAAGAATGCAAGGGCACCTGCGTTGTGGATGATTCGATGC CACCTTGCGATCAACCAATGGAAGCTGGACCGTGCAATGGAACGTTTGCACGTTGGTACTACGAAAAGGAACGCGACGCTTGCGAACCATTCCTGTATGGAGGCTGCAAGGGCAACAAGAACAACTACCCAACGGAGAGTTCCTGCAACTACCATTGCAAGAAACCTGGAGTTCACAAGC CGAGCTGCACATTGCCAATGGAGGCTGGCAGTTGTGATGGCAAGCTGGCCCGTTGGCATTTTGCCAGGGACGATAATAAATGCATGCCCTTCTACTACACCGGTTGTGGTGGCAATCATAACCAGTTTATCTCGCTGGACCAGTGCGAAGAGCAGTGTCCACCGAAGGTCG AGAAAGACGTATGCTTCCTGCCGGCCGAAATTGGCGAATGTCAGAACTACACTGCCCACTGGTACTTCGATACGAAAGAGTCCCGTTGCCGACAGTTCTACTACGGTGGATGCGGCGGCAatggaaacaactttgccgatgaaGACGCTTGTGTCAACCGATGTGTCCAGGGTGGCGAAAAAGCGCCTGAGCCTGTTCAACCAGATCAACCCCCTCATAGGGAACATTTCGACAGCAGGCAATGCTTCCTCGAGGTGGACTCCGGCGATCGCAGCTGCCAGAACTACGAACGTCGGTACCACTATGATCGCAGTGCGGGAATCTGTATGGAATTCACGTACACCGGATGCGGAGGAAATCAGAACAACTTCGAACGATATGACGAATGCGAGAGTTCTTGCGGAAGTGTTGAAGATGCTTGTACTCTGCGACCGTTCTACGGACGGTGCGACGAGAATGAGACTCGGTGGTACTACGATCAGCGCAGCCAACGGTGCCACACATTCACGTTCAGTGGATGTCAAGGCAATGCCAATAACTTCTACACAGAACAGGATTGCGAACGGCAATGTAGGACTGAACCGGCTCCAGCACCAGAACAGGAACGAGAACCGGAACGTCAGCCGGAGCGCCCAGCACAGCCGACCGCAAGTGTTTGCGACGAACCTTACGAATACGGCACCGGCGATAATCCAGTTATCGTACACGTTTACAACAAGGAACGAGCATCGTGCGAACAGAATTACTACAGCGGAGAAGGTGGTAATGGGAACCGGTTCGACTCGCAGGAACAGTGCGAACGGCAATGTGGAGAGTACCGAGGAGTCG ATGTATGTCAAGACGCCAAGGATTCCGGACCATGCGGAGAAACCATTCCGAGGTATTACTACGATACACGAACGCGGGCGTGCCATCCGTTCAACTATAGCGGCTGCGAAGGCAATGGAAACCGATTTGCAACGGCTCAAGAGTGCGAATCGACCTGCGAGGACAAACATG TTGAAAACGAAGTCGACCCTTGCGAGAGCTACAACGAAGAGTGCCGGCAGATCCATTGTCCGTACGGTATTGCCCGGTCGTACGATCCGACCAACGACTGTGAACGGTGCTCCTGCGAAGAACCTTGCGCCGCCGTGCGATGCCCAGCCGGAACGGAATGTGCCGTGGATCTACAAAGTGACTATCGGGACGGAGCCACGTTTGTGGCCATATGTCGACCAACTAGCAAGGAAGGCGAATGTCCTCGGCTGGCTAATGCAACGGTTTGCCAGGATGCTTGCCGAACGGATGCCGACTGTCGCAGCGATAACAAGTGTTGTCAAGCTGGATGCGCTACGGTATGTGTCCCGCCTGTAGAACCGCCGGCACGTCCGGAGCCGTCCTATCCCACTGGAGAACCTGCGGCTCCTGGATTGGAAACAGTGCCCGAGGAAGATTTGGACATCAAATCGGAAGAGGGAGGCGTTGCAACACTGCGGTGCTACGCCACCGGCTTCCCACCACCTTCGATCCGTTGGAAGAAGGGAGAAGTTGTC CTGAATACCAACCAAGGACGATTCGTGCTGACTTCGAGCGGAGATCTACAGATTGTTCAGCTGCATCGCACCGACAGTGGAACGTATGTGTGCATTGCCGACAATGGCGTCGGAGAGCCAGTATTCAGAGAAGTTAAACTCCAGGTCAACG ACCCTGTCCCGAGGGATGCATACATCGTGGGTGACAGCAACGCTACTGAGGTGGTGGAACTGAATGAACCGGCGACGCTGCGCTGCCCGGCCGGTGGCTATCCGAAACCGATCGTAACCTGGTGGAGGGAAACCTTCATGATGCCAATCAAGCTAATCAATCGTGACTACTCGCTTCAATTCACCCGCGTGCGACTATCCGACCTTGGTTCCTATGTGTGTCAGGCTTACTCCGGCGCCGGTAAGGGTATTTCCCGAACCGTTACGTTGAAGGCCTACGGTCCTGTCCACATTCCCGATCCGGTAGATGAGAAATATCTCCGGTACATTGTTCATACCCGTCCTACTCACGCTCCTACCTACAGACCTGTGCCTCCTCAGTATCCTCGCCCGACCCCACCGGTAGTCCACACGCCTCCTCCTCCGCCAGTGTATGTCCCAGATCCAG CGCCGGTATCGGCCCGTCAGGAACTCCCGTACGGAACCCAGTTCGCCCCGAACAGTAACATCACCATCGGCTGCAAGGTCGATGGCTACCCAAGGCCGACGGTGAATTGGTTCAAGGATGGCCGTATCATGGAACCCACCAACCGGGTCTTCATCGCGGACGACCACACGCTGCACGTGTTCGGCGCCCTCCCGTCGGATTCCGGCTCGTACAAATGTCTCGCGCGGAACGAACACTCCGAAGCGTTCGAGGAGAACAACATCCGGGTGGAAG GTGTCTACATCCCGGCAGGCTGCACCGACAACCCATTCCTGGCCAAGTGCTCCCTGATCGTAGAGGCTCGCTTCTGCAACCACAAGTACTACGCGCGGTTCTGCTGTAAATCTTGTACGCTAGCGGGACAGCTACGCCACTGA